A genomic segment from Frateuria edaphi encodes:
- the rfbD gene encoding dTDP-4-dehydrorhamnose reductase gives MKILLLGANGQLGRSFVEDGGLAARGELVVATREGTLWDGERAEVADLAAPGLDALLNRVQPKLIINAAAYTAVDRAEHEEPLATRVNGEAVGELGAWAAAHGALVLHYSTDYVFDGGARVPYPVDAPTGPLGAYGRSKLAGEAALRASGADHLILRTAWVYAPHGHNFLRTMLRLGAERDELRVVADQYGAPTSTALIVRGSLVALDRWQADPTAPQALLGTHHLVASGHTSWHGFANAIFDEAHVRGLIANKPRVVPIGTADFPTPARRPLWSVLDNGGFERHVGIALPGWREGLREIVNLLAKPKEI, from the coding sequence ATGAAAATCCTGCTGCTGGGCGCCAACGGCCAGCTTGGCCGCAGCTTCGTGGAGGACGGTGGTCTGGCTGCGCGCGGCGAGCTGGTGGTGGCCACGCGCGAGGGCACGTTGTGGGATGGCGAGCGCGCCGAAGTGGCTGACCTGGCCGCGCCCGGCCTGGACGCGCTGCTCAATCGCGTGCAGCCGAAGCTCATCATCAATGCGGCCGCCTATACGGCCGTCGATCGCGCCGAACACGAAGAGCCGCTGGCCACGCGCGTCAACGGCGAGGCCGTGGGCGAACTGGGCGCGTGGGCTGCAGCGCACGGCGCGCTGGTGCTACATTACTCGACCGACTACGTGTTCGACGGTGGCGCGCGTGTACCCTACCCCGTCGACGCGCCCACCGGCCCGCTGGGTGCCTACGGCCGCAGCAAGCTCGCGGGCGAAGCAGCGCTGCGCGCGAGCGGCGCCGACCATCTGATCCTGCGCACGGCCTGGGTGTACGCCCCGCACGGCCACAACTTTCTGCGCACCATGCTGCGCTTGGGCGCCGAGCGCGATGAGCTGCGCGTGGTCGCCGACCAGTACGGCGCGCCCACGTCCACCGCGTTGATCGTGCGCGGCTCGCTGGTGGCGCTGGACCGCTGGCAGGCCGACCCGACCGCACCCCAGGCGTTGCTTGGCACTCACCACCTGGTAGCCAGCGGCCATACCAGCTGGCACGGTTTCGCCAATGCAATTTTCGATGAAGCCCACGTGCGCGGGCTGATTGCGAACAAGCCGCGGGTCGTGCCGATAGGCACCGCGGACTTCCCCACGCCCGCGCGGCGTCCCCTCTGGTCGGTGTTGGACAACGGAGGATTCGAACGGCATGTTGGCATCGCCCTGCCCGGATGGCGCGAAGGCCTACGCGAAATCGTCAACCTGTTGGCAAAACCCAAGGAAATCTAA
- a CDS encoding mannose-1-phosphate guanylyltransferase/mannose-6-phosphate isomerase: MLIPLILSGGSGTRLWPVSRKNLPKQFLNLTGHGTLFQQTLARTRHLPDLAPPIVVVTDDHRFLAAEQLREAGIEDATIVLEPLARNTGPAIALGALTALERDPQALLLVLPADHLISHEEPFGRAVEAALRLANDGWLVTFGIRPDRPETGFGYIRRAEPLGTDAFRVGRFVEKPDHATAEAYLADGSHDWNSGMFLFTAARYIEELGRYAPAMLDAVRAAHVTARRDLDFARVDAEAFTRVPDGSIDYAVMEKTDRAAVVPLSCGWSDIGSWSALWLAGEHDAEGNLREGDTLALDTRNCLLHSHERHLLAAVGVDDLVVVSTPDATLVAHRDAAQQVKQIVEELQRSGRSEHSIHRVVQRPWGSYDSLESAERFQVKRILVKPGATLSLQKHHHRAEHWIVVSGTAEVTCDDKVFLLGENQSTYIPLGSVHRLRNPGKLPLELIEVQSGSYLGEDDIVRLDDAYGRA, translated from the coding sequence ATGTTGATCCCCCTCATCCTCAGCGGTGGCAGCGGCACCCGGCTGTGGCCGGTATCCCGCAAGAACCTGCCCAAGCAATTCCTGAACCTCACTGGCCACGGCACGCTTTTCCAGCAGACCTTGGCGCGCACGCGTCATCTGCCTGACCTGGCCCCGCCGATCGTGGTGGTGACGGACGACCACCGCTTCCTCGCCGCCGAGCAACTACGCGAAGCCGGGATCGAGGACGCTACGATCGTGCTTGAGCCGCTCGCCCGCAATACAGGCCCGGCGATTGCGCTGGGCGCCCTGACAGCGCTTGAGCGCGATCCGCAGGCGTTGCTACTGGTGTTGCCCGCCGACCACCTGATCAGCCATGAGGAGCCATTCGGGCGAGCGGTCGAGGCCGCCTTGCGGCTTGCCAACGACGGCTGGCTTGTAACCTTTGGCATCCGCCCCGATCGTCCGGAAACCGGGTTCGGTTACATCCGCCGTGCCGAGCCGCTCGGCACGGACGCCTTCCGCGTCGGTCGTTTCGTCGAAAAGCCCGACCACGCGACCGCCGAAGCCTACCTGGCCGACGGCAGCCATGATTGGAACTCGGGCATGTTTCTGTTCACCGCGGCCCGTTACATCGAGGAGCTCGGTCGCTATGCGCCGGCCATGCTTGATGCAGTACGCGCGGCGCACGTCACGGCGCGGCGCGATCTGGACTTCGCCCGGGTTGACGCGGAAGCTTTCACCCGCGTGCCCGATGGTTCCATCGACTACGCGGTAATGGAGAAAACCGACCGCGCGGCCGTGGTGCCGTTGAGCTGCGGCTGGAGCGATATCGGCTCCTGGTCGGCGCTGTGGTTGGCTGGCGAGCACGACGCCGAAGGCAACCTGCGCGAAGGCGACACACTGGCGTTGGACACGCGCAACTGCTTGCTGCACTCGCACGAGCGCCACCTGCTGGCGGCCGTCGGCGTGGATGACCTGGTCGTGGTCAGCACGCCGGACGCCACCCTGGTCGCACACCGCGATGCCGCCCAGCAAGTCAAGCAAATCGTCGAAGAGCTCCAGCGCTCCGGGCGCAGCGAGCACTCGATCCACCGGGTCGTGCAACGTCCTTGGGGCAGTTACGATTCTCTCGAGTCGGCCGAGCGCTTCCAGGTCAAGCGCATCTTGGTCAAGCCGGGCGCCACCTTGAGCCTGCAGAAGCATCACCATCGCGCTGAGCACTGGATTGTGGTCTCTGGCACGGCCGAGGTCACTTGCGACGACAAAGTGTTCCTGCTCGGCGAGAACCAGAGCACGTACATCCCGCTCGGCAGCGTCCACCGCCTGCGCAACCCGGGCAAACTGCCACTGGAGCTGATCGAGGTGCAGTCGGGCAGCTACCTGGGCGAGGACGATATCGTCCGCCTAGACGACGCCTACGGTCGCGCCTGA